Part of the Streptomyces antimycoticus genome, CTGTCCGCGGTGTCGGGGACGCCTCTGTGGGCCGCGCCTCGGCTGTCGGCTGGGCGTGGAATCGCCTGCCGAAGGCCAGCAGCACGATTGCCGAGGCGAACATGACCACGCCGACAACCCAAAGGCCCGCCTTTGAGGTACCGGTGAGGTCCAAGAGCCAGCCGGTGAGGTAGGGAGCCGCGAAACCCGCGGCGGCACCCATGGTGTTCACTACGGCGATGCCACTGGCCGCGGCCGGGCCGGTGAGGAAGGTCGAGGGCAGGTACCAGAATACGGGGAATGCGGCATAGATCCCGATGGCGGTGAGGCTGATGATCGCCATCGCTCCGGCGGGGGACCGCATGTACATCGCCACAGGAACGGTGATCGCGGCGAGCAGCGTGGGGAGGGCGACGTGCCAGATGCGCTCGCCGGTCCGGTCGGAGTGCCGCGACCAGATGACCAGAGCGATCGCGCCTATGGCGAAGGGGATGGCGACGATCAGCGCTGATTGGAAGGTCGAGAACTCGGTGTGGAAGCTCTCCGCGAACCCGGCCACGATGGTCGGCAGGAAGAAGGACAAGGCGAACAGGCCATAGCCCAGACCGAAGTAGACGAATCCCAGTACCCATACCCGGGCATCCCACAGGGACTGGCGTACGGAGGTATGTCCACTCTCAGCCGTGTCCCTTTGTTCGGCGGCCATTGTCGCGTGCAGCCATTCACGTTCACCGGGGGCGAGCCATTGAGCTTGGCGTGGGTAGTCGGTGAGGTAGAACCAGGCGGCGATTCCGAGTGCCACCGTGGGGACGCCCTCGATCAGGAACATGACCCGCCATCCGGCCAGGCCGAAAAAACCGTGCAGGTACTCGATAATCGCGCCCGACAAGGGAGCGCCCAGCGCGGACGAGACCGGCAATGCGATCATGAACAGGCCGATCAGCCGGACGCGGACGGTTCGTGGGAACCACCAGGTCAAATAGAGCATGACGCCGGGGAAGAAACCGGCTTCGGCGACGCCCAGCAGGATTCTTCCGATGTAGAGCGTGGTGGGGCTGTTCACGAACGCGATGCCGATCGCGACCAGTCCCCACGTGACCATGATCCGGGCGATCCAGCGTCGCGCGCCGAATCGGTGCAGCGCGAGGTTGCTCGGTACCTCGAAGAATACATAGCCGACGAAGAAGAGGCCGCTCGCCAGACCGTACGCGGTTTCGCTGAGACCGAGGTCTTTGCTCATGGTCAAGTTGGCGAACGCAATGTTGGTGCGGTCCAGATAGTTGAGCAGGTAGGCCACCGCAAGAAACGGAATCAGCCGGAGGGCAACCTTCCGGACGATGCGTGCCTGGACGGCGCCGGGTAGTGGTCGGAGATTTTCTGAATCCATTGGGCCGGCTCCTTTGCGGGCTCCATTGAAGGGTGTCCAGCGGGGGCCGCTACCCGAGCGCCGCGCCGCCGCACACACGCAGCACCTGTCCAGTGACGTACGCGGCCGCGGGCGAGGCGAGATAGGCCACGGCCGCGCCGATTTCTTCGGGCTTTCCCATGCGCGGCAGGATCTGTTGACCAAGGTCGTATGCCACGCTTTCGGTGAGCGGCGTGACGATCGGACCAGGTGCCACCGAATTGACAGTGATCCCCAGGGCGCCGACCTCTTTGGCGAGCCATTTGGTGAGGGCGATGACGCCGCCCTTGGAAGCCGCGTACGCGGGCCCGGATCGTCCCTGGTCCTTGCTGCCCGAGGAGGGACCGCCCATGAGGCCACTGATCGAGCTGATATTGATGATCGCGCCGGCACGCCGCTCGCTCATCCAGGGGCTGATGGCGGCGCGGCAGAACAGGAACGTGCCGCGAAGGTTGGTGTCGAGGTCACGGAACCATTCATCGTCGGTGATCCCGGTCAGACCTGCCCGGCCGGCCGTCCCGGCGTTGTTGACGAGGATGTCCAGGTGTCCGAGGCGTGCGGCGGTGTCGGAGACCACCTCGTCGACCTGATCACGTTCGCGCACATCGACCGTCTTGCCCTCGTGGATCCCGGCAGGGAAACCGTCCCGTAGCAGCGCCACCGTCTCGCTCGGGTCACGAAGGTCGGCGACTACGGTGTGGGCGCCTCGCCGGGCCAGTTCCACAGCGATCGACTGGCCGATTCCGCGGGCGGCTCCGGTGACCAGTGCGACCTTCCCGGTGAGGTCGAACGGGTCGGTTCCGGCTCGCGCCGCCTCGACGGTACGGCGAACGGTGCTCATCTCGCGTCCCTTGCGGTTGCGTGGTCATGTCCGGAGCAGAATGCGCCTCTGCGACCGTGTGCCACTACAGATGCCGGTTGGAATGCGGACGCCGCTTTTCCTCTTATTGTCGAACCCTGGCCCGCATGAGGTCCATCATCGTGAGACCCAGGTGGAGCACGAGCCGGGTACGGCCGTCGGCCAGGTCGAGGCCGGTGAGTTCACCGATGCGGCCGAGGCGGTAGTAGAGGGTGGTGCGGTGGATGTACAGCGCTTCCGATGTCGCGGGACCCGAGCACGCGTGGTCCAGGTAGGCACGCAGGGTCTCGGTGAGCTTCTGGCCATGGTCGATGTCGAGAAGGCGGCGTAGCTCGACCGGCAGCGCGCTCGCGCTGAGTTCGTCGGCGGGTATGCGGAGCAGCGGGCCGTAAGGCCCGACGTCGGCCCAGGTGGCGACGTCCGTGCCCAGTACTGACGAGGCGGCGCGGCGGGCCAGACGGGCCTGATCCGCTGTTTCCACGGCGCGGTCGAGACCCGCGACGGGGAACCCGACACCGGCGACCGGTGTGAAGCGGCCGGCGGCCAGATCCCGCATACGCTCGACGATCCGTTGCGCGTGTCCGCGGCTGACGTTGTCAGGAATGGGCGCGGCGCCGCCGAGCAGCAGCAACGCACCGCCGGCGGTGACCGCGTGCAATTCGGCCGTCAGGCCCGGCGGGCGACTGGACGTCACGGCGTCGCGAAGCGCCATCTCGACGTGTGACGCGCCCCCCGGCTCCGCGGTGCGTGCCACCCCCACGTCGATGGCTGTGACATGCGTGAACCGGTTGAGTTCGGCGTCCGGGCCGAGGTCGGCCAATGCCCGACGGCGCACTGTGGGTTCCGTGCTGACCAGGTCCCGGATGGCTCGTTCGCGGGCGGCCGCGTCTTCATCGCCAGGACGCTGGCCCACCAGCATCGGCGCGACGATCCGGGCCGTTTCGTTGATCGCCGCGAGCTCGGAGGTGGTGAGGGAACTGTCGGCGTCCATCACCAACAGCAGGCCGAGCAGATCGCCGCGCCACCGGATGGGGACCGCGACGCGGGCCTTCAACCCGATCTCCTCGTAGGGAGGGATGACGCCGGCGGTGGTCCAGGTCCGTACGCCTTGGGCGAGGACGTGGCCAATGGCTTTGGGGCCGGCGTCTCGGTGCAGGATCGCCTGGACGCGGACCGGGTCCTCGTCGCCGAAGTGGGCACTGTTGTAGAGCATGCGGACGGCCGGATCGTTGATCACAACGGACCGCTGCAGCTGCTGGGCGAGCTGGTCGACGAGTGGCTGGATTTCGTTGTCGGACACACGCGGATCCTACAAAGAGAGGAAAGACGGCCACGTTTCCTCGTCCGGAGACGGTGCCCGGCGGCCCGTCTCGCGCGGCATCGTGACGGTCACCTGGAGAAGGGCATAACGTGCTTGAACGATTCACGGGCAAGACCGTCATCGTCTTTGGTGCCGGTTCCGCCGGCCAAGGTTGGGGCAACGGCAAGGCGGCGGCGGTCGCTTACGCCCGAGAAGGCGCCACCGTCATCGCGGTCGACCTGCGCGAGGAGGCCGCCACCGAAACCGCCGAGGTGATCGCGGCGGAAGAAGGTCGGGCCGAGGCGTGGGAGGCCGATATCACTTCCGACGTCGAGGTCGCACACATCGTGGCAGAGGTGATGGCCGCACACGGACGTATCGACGTGCTGCACAACAATGTCGGGGTCACGCAGATGGGCCGTCTCGAGACACTCACCCCGCAGCAATGGGACCGTTCTCTGGACGTGAATCTGTCCGGCGTCTTTCGCACGATGAAGGCCGTCCTGCCGGGCATGGTCGAGCGCGGCGCCGGCGCGATCGTGAACGTCTCATCGCTGGCCGGAATGCGCTACACCGGCTATCCCTACCCCGCCTATAGTGCCGCGAAAGCCGCGGTCAACCATCTCACGGCGGTGACCGCACTCGAATACGCCCACACGGGAGTACGTATCAATGCCGTAGCGCCAGGTCTGGTCGAGACCCCGCTGATCTTCGAGCAGATCTCCAGCGAATACTCCTCGACCGAGGAGATGCTCGCCGCCCGGCACGCGGCATCGCCGACTGGGCGCATGGGCACGGCCTGGGATGTCGCCAATGCCGCCCTCTTCCTGGCGTCGGACCAAGCAGCCTATGTCACCGGCGTTACCATTCCGGTCGACGGCGGCCTGCATGTCCGCTGCCTGTGACACCGACCTCGCTCGCCACACTGGCGCCGTTTCATCCAAGCCTGCACGTGCACCGAAAGGGCCTCTACGCGGCGCCCTGGAGGGTCACGGCAGCCTGACCGACGGCGCTTCCGCTGCGACTGGCTATGGCTGCGGGAACATCGTCCCACGTGTGCTGCTCGGTCAGTGTCCGCGAGGGGCTGTTCAACGAGTCCGTCACTGGCTGGACACGCAGTGGCCGGCTCTGCTCGGGCCCTCCGTCGCCGCATCGTAGCGGCGGCACCGGCGCGACCTGCGGCAGTGACGCGATGGCGGCGGGCTCCGCCTCGTGCGCACGTCGTCGGGGGCCTCGCGCAGGCGCCGCCCGGCGAGCAGGTGCCGTGGCCTCGGACATCGATCGCGGACGTCGCCCGCAGCAGCTCTCACTCCGCATGCGCGGCCGGGTGTGCTGCACCTGACCGGGGCGCGGGCGCGCTCGTACAACGCCTCGAGGCTGGCAAGTGTCGTCCATGCCTCCGAGATCAACCGCCGGACACCGGACACCATGACCGCTGTCGCGTTCCACCCCGGCGCCGTCCGCTCCGGCCTCGACCGCAACTCCGCACTGATCAGGGCAGCGAAGGCAAGCCGGATCGGTCGGCGCCTGACGCGGTCACCGGAGGAGGGCGCCGAGCCGATCGTCAGAATCGCCACCACCGACCGCAGCACACTGAGAAACGTCTTCTACAACCGGCTCGAGCCGGAGCCACTGCGCGCCCCCGCCGCGGACGCGGATCTCGCCGCCCGGCTGAGGCAGCGGGCCCAGAGCTTACCCACGCATCGGTATAACAGCCCCTACCCAGGCCGGCGGCCCCGCCATCGTCTCGCGGTCTCGCGGTCTCGCGGTCTCGCGGTCTCGCGGTCTCGCGGTCCGATGTTGCCGGCCTCGCATCTCAGCGCAGGCTCTCGTCCCCATCTTGAGTGTTTCAGGCTCCGGCGATGCTCCGGCCCGGCATCGGCTCCGCGAGCGCGGCCCGCCAGGCCGGCACGCCGAAGGGCTCGGCGAAGTACTGCGTCTCGTGCGCCACGTACTGGTCGGCGAATTCCATGATGCTCACCGAGTACGAAGGCACACCGTCGTAGGTGATGAGGCATTCGCTCACCCACAGATTAGCATGGCCGGTGATCCGCTGGACGGTGAAGTGTCGGCCGGCCGGGTGCCCACCGCGTTGCGCCGAGATCGCCGCGCGGCCCCGGAACCGCTCACCCGACTGCGGGTAGTCCAGGATCGCGTCCGTGGCGTAGATGGCGTGCTCGGCTTCGGTGTTCCCGCGTTCGGAGGCCCGCCAATGCTCCTCGATCGCGGCCTTGGTCCGGGAGTCAGCATCCATGGCACCGCCCTTCCGTGGCGGTGACAGCCTAGGCACTCCGGGCCACAGCCGGCCCGAGGCCGGGCGGATCTGGGTTCGCCAAGTCCTCCCTCTGGGCGTATCAGAGGGTGGCAGCCGTCCACCGTGGCAACGGCGTCGAGTGTGTCCCAGGGTGCGGCCTCGCGGGTCTCTAACCGAGCTGGGCGCGTCGGCAGGTCCCGGTGAATACGCGGCCGAGGTGGTCGTCCAGCGCGGCGAGGATCGCCGGTTTCGGTGTGCCGTCGGGGTCGATGTGCGTGTGCAGGGCGAGTCCTTCGGCGAACGCGACGATGCCCAGGGCCTGGTCGGCCGCGTCGATCCCCTGAGCGACCTCGCCGCATACCGTGCCATTTTTGATGGCTTGGGCGACACGTGAGCGGATGCCCACGAGGGTCTCTCTCTGGACGCCGGCAAGGCGGGCGTTGTGCGCGGCCTGGTCTGCGAAGGCGAGACGGACCAGGAATTCGGCGCGGCGGGCGTCGTCGAGCGGTATGAGCTCGGTCAGCGCCTGCCGCAGCATCTCGGCGATGGTGCGGCCCTCGGCCTCGCCTCGGTTCACCAGCTCGTCCGAACACGAGGTACTCGACGAACTCATGGTCGTGAACCCTGATCCGCGGGTGGCTGGACAGGTCAGCGGGCAGGTGTGGGTTCGGGTGGAGACGGCCCGCCGGTGCTGGGCGGGGGCGGTGCTAGGCGGGGGCGGGCGCGGCATCCGGAGCCGACGTCTCGACGCGCACACGGGCCACGGTCGCGCCCTGGAGAGTGAGGCATGTCCCTTCGGTGCCAGGAAGGATGGTGTCGAAACGCTCCAGCCGTCGGCCGTCGAGCGCGACGATCCCGTCGAGGACCACCAGAGCGGTGGCGAACGCGGCCGAGACCGACGACTGCGCGTCGCCCCCGAGGAGGTCGAGGCTGCCGCGGATGCCGCTGCGCACCATGAGGTTGAGCGCCCGCGCCATGCCGTGAACAGCGGTCGTGGCCACTTCGGCGGTCCCGCCGAACGTGACGATCTGGGTGTACCGCAGATCGTGGACGACACCGTCGATGGACAACTGAAGGGGCACGGGGGCGGCCGACAGCAGATGGCGCTCCATCCCCGGAAAGGGTGAGAAGGGGCCGGTGTCCTCGATGTCCGCGAGGCTCAGCCGCCACGCGACCGTCTCCGGGGCATCTGCGGCGGGCTCACGGTGGATCTCGCGGGTCCAGCCTCGTCCGTTGGCCCACCGCTGTGGTTCGAGCGTGTCCATCGGGATGATGTGTGCGGTGTCCGCCGAGCCGTTTCCCGGTTCTCCGGAGGGCTTCTTCGGTGATTGCATGTCGAGTTCGTCTCCATCCCGTCCGGCCTGGCCGATCGGGTTCAGCGGCAGGAGG contains:
- a CDS encoding MFS transporter, with product MDSENLRPLPGAVQARIVRKVALRLIPFLAVAYLLNYLDRTNIAFANLTMSKDLGLSETAYGLASGLFFVGYVFFEVPSNLALHRFGARRWIARIMVTWGLVAIGIAFVNSPTTLYIGRILLGVAEAGFFPGVMLYLTWWFPRTVRVRLIGLFMIALPVSSALGAPLSGAIIEYLHGFFGLAGWRVMFLIEGVPTVALGIAAWFYLTDYPRQAQWLAPGEREWLHATMAAEQRDTAESGHTSVRQSLWDARVWVLGFVYFGLGYGLFALSFFLPTIVAGFAESFHTEFSTFQSALIVAIPFAIGAIALVIWSRHSDRTGERIWHVALPTLLAAITVPVAMYMRSPAGAMAIISLTAIGIYAAFPVFWYLPSTFLTGPAAASGIAVVNTMGAAAGFAAPYLTGWLLDLTGTSKAGLWVVGVVMFASAIVLLAFGRRFHAQPTAEARPTEASPTPRTVP
- a CDS encoding SDR family NAD(P)-dependent oxidoreductase, translated to MSTVRRTVEAARAGTDPFDLTGKVALVTGAARGIGQSIAVELARRGAHTVVADLRDPSETVALLRDGFPAGIHEGKTVDVRERDQVDEVVSDTAARLGHLDILVNNAGTAGRAGLTGITDDEWFRDLDTNLRGTFLFCRAAISPWMSERRAGAIINISSISGLMGGPSSGSKDQGRSGPAYAASKGGVIALTKWLAKEVGALGITVNSVAPGPIVTPLTESVAYDLGQQILPRMGKPEEIGAAVAYLASPAAAYVTGQVLRVCGGAALG
- a CDS encoding PucR family transcriptional regulator; translation: MSDNEIQPLVDQLAQQLQRSVVINDPAVRMLYNSAHFGDEDPVRVQAILHRDAGPKAIGHVLAQGVRTWTTAGVIPPYEEIGLKARVAVPIRWRGDLLGLLLVMDADSSLTTSELAAINETARIVAPMLVGQRPGDEDAAARERAIRDLVSTEPTVRRRALADLGPDAELNRFTHVTAIDVGVARTAEPGGASHVEMALRDAVTSSRPPGLTAELHAVTAGGALLLLGGAAPIPDNVSRGHAQRIVERMRDLAAGRFTPVAGVGFPVAGLDRAVETADQARLARRAASSVLGTDVATWADVGPYGPLLRIPADELSASALPVELRRLLDIDHGQKLTETLRAYLDHACSGPATSEALYIHRTTLYYRLGRIGELTGLDLADGRTRLVLHLGLTMMDLMRARVRQ
- a CDS encoding SDR family NAD(P)-dependent oxidoreductase, with protein sequence MLERFTGKTVIVFGAGSAGQGWGNGKAAAVAYAREGATVIAVDLREEAATETAEVIAAEEGRAEAWEADITSDVEVAHIVAEVMAAHGRIDVLHNNVGVTQMGRLETLTPQQWDRSLDVNLSGVFRTMKAVLPGMVERGAGAIVNVSSLAGMRYTGYPYPAYSAAKAAVNHLTAVTALEYAHTGVRINAVAPGLVETPLIFEQISSEYSSTEEMLAARHAASPTGRMGTAWDVANAALFLASDQAAYVTGVTIPVDGGLHVRCL
- a CDS encoding nuclear transport factor 2 family protein, which codes for MDADSRTKAAIEEHWRASERGNTEAEHAIYATDAILDYPQSGERFRGRAAISAQRGGHPAGRHFTVQRITGHANLWVSECLITYDGVPSYSVSIMEFADQYVAHETQYFAEPFGVPAWRAALAEPMPGRSIAGA
- a CDS encoding TetR family transcriptional regulator C-terminal domain-containing protein — protein: MSSSSTSCSDELVNRGEAEGRTIAEMLRQALTELIPLDDARRAEFLVRLAFADQAAHNARLAGVQRETLVGIRSRVAQAIKNGTVCGEVAQGIDAADQALGIVAFAEGLALHTHIDPDGTPKPAILAALDDHLGRVFTGTCRRAQLG
- a CDS encoding HutD/Ves family protein; amino-acid sequence: MNTRTTPVLPPTEAAPPTLLPLNPIGQAGRDGDELDMQSPKKPSGEPGNGSADTAHIIPMDTLEPQRWANGRGWTREIHREPAADAPETVAWRLSLADIEDTGPFSPFPGMERHLLSAAPVPLQLSIDGVVHDLRYTQIVTFGGTAEVATTAVHGMARALNLMVRSGIRGSLDLLGGDAQSSVSAAFATALVVLDGIVALDGRRLERFDTILPGTEGTCLTLQGATVARVRVETSAPDAAPAPA